caaaattggttggatgaactgaattggcataaaaaaaaaggtttaggattgcaTTAGCATAATTAcaacaagtttgagatttttttggtaatttttcagaaattgttATAAggcataaaaattgaaaaatttttattaagaaaatttttaatgtttatcaTTCTCTCGTATTGTTAGTTTACATCTTTCCTTTCCTATGTTTGTTCCTGGACTATCCATTATAACCAATTGAGAGTTCAACAAAATCGTAGCAAGAGTGAAGCTAAGGAAATGCTTTCATGAGAATGATTTGGTTACGCCTTTCTAAATGCAGAAATTGCCATGGGTGATGATACTGAAGTTTGCTATTCAGAGCATTGGGGTGGTGTATGGCGATTTAGGCACGTCGCCTCTCTATGTCATGCCAGGAATTTTTCCTCACGGTATAAAACATGAGGACGATATTCTCGGAGCGCTATCTTTGATTTTCTACTCGATCATCCTCATTTTCTTGGTCAAATATGTCTTCATTGTTCTATCGGCGAATGACGATGGTGATGGTGAGCAGTTTCCCCCTCACCATTTCACCACAAAATTCATTTGTCGTAGCaggtccttttttattttattttttctcccctttttctaTACCAAATCTCATACTAATGTAATTAGATATTTGGCTACAACAATATAGGAGGGACATTTGCTTTGTACTCTCTAATGTGCCGTAATGCCAAGGTGAGCTTGACCCCTAACCAACAAGCCGAAGACAAGGAAGTCTCAAATTACCGACTTGAGGTGCCGAGCCGCCGCTTCCGGCGGGCCTCCACCATGAAATCATTTCTCGAGAATAGCGAAGCAGCCAAGTACTTGCTCTTATTTGTAACTATTTTGGGCACCGCCATGGTCATTGGAGATGGAATTCTTACACCATGCATATCCGGTagtaatattttcattaaaactttttttttttttttaagaaaaggatGCACCAATAGGATTCTAACTTTTCCCTTAATCTACAAAGGAAATGAGACAGCACATTCAATCGGTAGTATAAAACAACATTATTCATTGTCTCGGCTTATTTATTGATACAATTACTTCTCAGTTGAATTTCGATAGATGGTTCTAATCCTTTACTTCTTCTCTGGGGACAGTATTGTCGGCTGTTGGGGGAATACAAGAAGCTGCAAGTTCACTTGGAGAAAATCAAATCATGTGGATATCTGTGGTGATCTTGATCCTTCTGTTTCAAGTCCAAAGGTTTGGGACTCACAAAGTTGGATATAGTTTTGCCCCAATTCTCTCTATATGGTTCCTTGGTATCGGTCTAATTGGCATCTATAATATCGCGAAACATGACTCGGGAGTGATGAAAGCCGTCAATCCGCTCTACATCGTCCATTACTTcatgagaaacaaaaaggaagcaTGGATTTCTCTTGGAGGGGTGATTCTTTGCCTCACTGGTAATCCAAACATCTGAATCTTTTCATCGATTAATTATTATAACTGAAAACATATAGCTAAACATCATTTAAATGATTCATCTATTAGTTAATTCTCATTTCATTTTAACCAAGATATATAACTTCTTTTGAAGAATTAATTGTCGTTTTACTCTTTGAGCCTTTGATTATAGGTTCTGAAGCATTGTTTGCTGATCTGGGGCACTTTAATATCCTCTCAATTCAATTGAGTTCATGCCTAGTTGTCCTTCCTTCAATCATCCTCGCCTACTTTGGTCAAGCGGCATATCTCCGAAAGCACAGCGAAAATGTTGCTAACACTTTCTACAGCTCACTACCGAGTAAGCTTCCTCATGCTACTTCATCCGATGCATCATTTATCCTGTTGGGACATCCAGTGAATTTATCTAATGGTTTGATGCAGAATCGGTGTATTGGCCAATGTTTGTGATTGCGGTGTTGGCGGCGATAATAGCAAGTCAAGCCATGATATCAGCCACGTTTGCCATAGTTAAGCAGTCAGTCGCGCTCGGGTGCTTCCCAAACGTGAAGGTCGTGCACACTTCGCAAAAGCACGAGGGTCAGATTTACGTACCTGAGGTCAACACACTCCTCATGTTGGCCTGTGTTGGAGTCACTCTTGGCTTCAAAACCACATTGAAGTTGGGCAATGCTTATGGTAAGCAAAAAGGATCACACTATATACACACATTTAGCCCACTTACGCAAATTCCCTAATTGATTAACCTATTTAATTGGgattattgaaagaaaaattcacatTTATTTGGGAATCTCTACACAGGAATTGCGGTAGCATTTGTTTTCGCTATCACGTCCACATTCCTCGTTATCGTGATGGTCATGATTTgtgttgggaattactgatccccgaaataccggatccgatactaaatcgaacccctaaatcaatgcggaagacgaagcccagGAAAAAaccacgcatcaccgatcgtaaagcacaccacggattcgagcgtaccttgttagccacagattaaacaccaaacgccaatggaggaagagaatccggtcgaatcgatccgatgaagccttgaagggaagaaattggaagccgtatgcccTGCTGTCCTTTGGGAGAGAAAACGCGGGAGAGAAAACGTAATTCTGATTCAACGTGcattccttttctctctctctctcttccttttatacctccctctttccacgggccttattcccgtgggcctGGGCTTTCGGGCCCAACTCttggcggatgggccttaagcccaaatcaaataaagccttcatttcccactcgcacatggtggtccaaaaccaacatgggcggacaggccctactcaGGCCCATCAGAGaataatccatcatagactctctcttaacatggtgggccgaacataatcctcttttcctctcttcaacattcataccggtgaataatccgtgcgaccagcatactttgagagctcgttgccatacatacATTAGGAATacatagcagctcataatgggcatcacacttgAGTAGATTttgtatgcagtaccctagatcgatcgatcacatttatatctctcttgatctcttttaaacaatgatatatatattgtattcacaattatgattatcacaaagacagtcataattggttaaccggtgaatacaaaactataatgtgattctccaaaatcgatcttcctctttccttcaaactctcaatttcagtcccgcttgcttttctagaaatgccccattagatcgaatcaaactcatgaccattggcaacatcctaagatagcaaacactaaataaaaatcttgagaataagtaagagtcatgaggggactaagaaattgaggaactttcttcctcaagagtctcacacgacataaaaagttgagatcaaacttttgctactcttattggtcgtctcatgcatacgtagtatgaaatacgtattacggtattaactcctttcccatggagcgtatgtctacacctttcaataccgtacagatgatagttcagacatacccaatgtctaacttgagttcacgtatctactcatttacaaaattcatcgaactcacatccgCATCATAGacgagataaagtaaaatatgtgggtattttactttcggacatagtaagtatcatgtcctcatcttaacacccagttaaggcgacatacgtgttttaagcttgagctctcgattatcacccagataataagcttaaaaacagtctcatctctatttatcacacagtaaatagaggcgattacccgtgtgagtgggctaatctcatcCGTCGACATATTTCTtctaacttaaaataatgcaccgagcattaagatgcataaagatcaaacaaagattcataggcattaatgatgaaaacacaaattcatcaaatgtgaactcttagggaaattacaatattcagtacatcatcctctacgcaatcctagagatttcacatggccacaaacaCATCTCTAAGTAccggctttgtcataggatctgctaccattctatgcgtagtatgtactataagttcacatctttcgtgcaatcatatccatgacaaaattatacttggtatctatatgtttggtcttgccatgatatttggatctttagtgtacacttttgctgcttgattatcatagttaactaataacaaatctgcagcacttccaataacacataaatgatccaataatctcttaagccaaacatcttcttatactgctgctgataataccacgaactcaattccatcgtggacaaggctatatacttttgtttcttactgctccaacacatggtgtcattattcggtaagagaacaaacctagaggtagatttcctttcatttaaatctcctcccaatcaacatcgaatagccttagagtcgcgaGATCCTTTCTAtaataactcaacatataatcagcagtccactttagatacctcaAAGTATtcacttaacggctttccaacgtgcttgacctggattggattagtatctactcaccattccaactgcaaacatatgtcgggtcttgtacacatcatagcgtacaacaAGCTtctaacagcactagcataaggaacatgtttcatttgttccttctcttgtggagtccttggacaaatctatggctcaatccttcaccttttgcaataggagcgtcaatgggtttacaatcccatatcattcaattcaaaatttggaagacaatcaacttttgacagtattgactagctccatattgcttccggcaattagtatatcatcaacatataatgatatgatcacaaattgatccttggatcttttgatatatacacaatgatcctcatctatcattgtaaagtcatatgccattatggcattatgaaaacgtatatatcattgtcttgacgactgcttaaggccatatatcgacccccaaagtcgacataccttttcttcttggcctttcactatgaaaccaacaggttgttccatatatatttcatcctctaattctccattgaggaaagcagtctttacatccatttgatgtaactcaagatccatactaaacactattgccgtaactatgcgaatcaaggcaaatcttactataggagaaaaatatcttcataatcaattccttcctattgattatacccttcgccacaaggcgagccttatgcctttcaatcgagccatcagcctttcgcttttctttgagaactcacttgttcccaatggctttgcgtccttttggaagatcaaccgagacttggtttgatttcattgactccattttcctctttcattgcataaatccatttctccttactagggcaatttagagcctcattaatatttcttggctcatcctcatcttgcggagcaaccataaaagtttccctttcaatgtcaaaacatcgacggggaatactttggcgacttgttcaccgtatgggagattgtacacttagcacatcattccccattatgctcccacttggattaggtaatgatgatgtcgtcacatcaggtggttgcaattgagaatgagttgaattcaattcatcacatcttatattactcccacttggatgaactccattaatatcataatcttaatccaaggtttcaaataggaagtaatcttccctatttcgctcttcttaggaaattcatccactaagaatgtgacatcctgtgattcaaattcagttattctcccactttcctgctcacttacgaacacatacccttttgagtgttcggagtatctcattaaaatactctacttttatatgggactcaatttcccaaacttgtgagaggacatatgagtatagacagcataaccccatggcttaagtaaacttaagtccggttttctacatatccataactcatatggagtgaaactaactgatttggaaggcacccggttaagtatttaggcagcgattaacaacacatcactccataaaagtgatatgtaagttagcatacgccatcatggacctaaccatttctagtagggttctgtttcttctctcgcaacaccattttgttgaggagtatatggaatagacaactgtctttctattcctttttcatcacataattttctgaactcatcgataaatattctcgacctcgatcggatctcaatacttttattttcttgtctaattgattttcaaccaagttcataaaccttttgaaacaacttatgcttcagttttatgagaaatcaaatagacacatccgaatcgagtataatcatctattaagagtgatgaagtaaacagtcccatgccttcctctcacattcattgaaccacaatcgtcataatggattaaatgcagaggaacgttagctcttttaccttttccaaatggtttctttgtcgttttcccttctaggcaatgcttacatatggacaaatcaacttattcaatattgcccaacaagccctctttggctagtcttttcatatgttgttggccaatatgaccaagtcaagcatgccacacattcacatcattatcatataagatagaagacgtgaaacaaggggataacatatattgacatcaccatagtcaacatttagtacaataaaaccatctagaaagtgaccactattatagtagtttgtatccaaatacaaatctacagctctattatggaagttcatattaaaaccaagcttaaccaacagcaaaaagacacctaaatttcgacgaatctccagagcatttagaacatcatgtaggaacaagttgcgtctaccacacatgttcagttggcaggtgccaatccctatttaacttcagctctggagttgttttccacatagatccactctTTTGGGTTCCGGTTGGTATTCGtcgaattccacgaaggatcctttatccttcgctaGATCGTCTATTGCTCCcgatctacagtccacaaaggattggattcagccaataattcagaacttgacacataatcaaaagttctcaaatgtacaagaggtgtttactttctttggctcacgacagacGCGAGCATAGTGACTTTTCTTGTCActattgtaacacctcacccttgacattttcttaacttgaggacgttttcctctcttgtgttggttaactcttgatttcttgcaataaagacttgatcctttgcattcccacatattgaacgaatcaatacgcttgcgcttagagctcaaaaccctttatgagctagaaccagcattgcaaatatctattctcagctcacatgccattaagcggtcctctaccagctcaaggtggcgcacaaagcattctcaagatcttccataacatggtcaagagtttctagtgcttcttgcttttccagcacatattgaatcttcatattcaatatttcac
This region of Eucalyptus grandis isolate ANBG69807.140 chromosome 8, ASM1654582v1, whole genome shotgun sequence genomic DNA includes:
- the LOC104417507 gene encoding LOW QUALITY PROTEIN: potassium transporter 19 (The sequence of the model RefSeq protein was modified relative to this genomic sequence to represent the inferred CDS: substituted 1 base at 1 genomic stop codon); this encodes MEREGIAEEERRKVVEVDSPDGYDRQDQDQDNDRAEGEEESRNIKKLDSFDVEIARFKSEYGHSSKQKLPWVMILKFAIQSIGVVYGDLGTSPLYVMPGIFPHGIKHEDDILGALSLIFYSIILIFLVKYVFIVLSANDDGDGGTFALYSLMCRNAKVSLTPNQQAEDKEVSNYRLEVPSRRFRRASTMKSFLENSEAAKYLLLFVTILGTAMVIGDGILTPCISVLSAVGGIQEAASSLGENQIMWISVVILILLFQVQRFGTHKVGYSFAPILSIWFLGIGLIGIYNIAKHDSGVMKAVNPLYIVHYFMRNKKEAWISLGGVILCLTGSEALFADLGHFNILSIQLSSCLVVLPSIILAYFGQAAYLRKHSENVANTFYSSLPKSVYWPMFVIAVLAAIIASQAMISATFAIVKQSVALGCFPNVKVVHTSQKHEGQIYVPEVNTLLMLACVGVTLGFKTTLKLGNAYGIAVAFVFAITSTFLVIVMPSIWKTNILLVILYVLTIGLVECVFLSSVLYKFLDGGYVPLLFAAVMMTIMLLWNYGYRKKYQFEVENKVSREALVTIMSNTIHRAPGVALFYTELVHGISPIFTQYVANVPALHSVLVFVSIKXLPISNVLLGERFFFRRVEPQVSGMYRCVVRYGYRDAKIEPQFFEKVLIDQWEDFIQNNAPYADERGEASDHGIAMINEEGVQREIGLVDEAIKIGGIMYLMGQSEVKASRGSGFAKRFAINCLYNWLKRCVRQPEDVFNVPHKRLLKVGITYEI